The genomic segment TCCGTGATTTGGAAAGATAATATCTGCCAGTATACCCTATTTTGTTTAGCAGAAGGAACGGATATTTCTGAACATACCTCTAGCCGAAATGCAACAGTTCAAGTTTTAGAAGGGCAAGGAATTTTAACGTTAAATGGCGAAGAGATTCGATTAGAACCAGGAGTTTTTATCTTCATGGCTGCTAACGTGCCCCATGGGTTAAAAGCCGAGTCTAATTTAGCCTTTTTACTGACCCTATCTATCCCAGAAGATCATTAGTATAAAAAGTTCTAATAAGCACAAAAAAAAAGAGAGGAAACTCTGGTTTCCTCTCTTCCATACAGGATTGATAAGAACTCTTTCCCTTTAGAAGCGGAATTGAGTCCGCAGTGTTCCGACAACAATCGTACTGTTGTTGCTGTTATGATCTGGGTTAGTTACCACATAGAAGCCCGGAGTAATGGCAATGTAGTCATTGATGGGATAGCGATAGAACCCTTCAACGTGAATCGAGGTATCATGATCTTCTAGAGCACTGATATCGTGGCTGGTCACTTTGGGAGGCATACCCACGATTAAACCACCTAAGCCACCTTCTTTGAAGACATCAGGGAAGGCTAAAGTGACAGCCCAGTTGATAATGGTCGCGGTATTATTGCCACCTTGTTTTTGATCAGCCCAGGTTGAACCAAACCAGCCGCCTAACTCAAAGTTTTTGGAGAGGCGCCAGTTGGCTTGGAACCCTAAGTTTTCAGTGGTTGTGGAATTGTCACCAAAGGGTCTATTGGCAATCCAGCTACCCGTACCTCCACTAATCAACGATGACGAAGCCGCCATGTCATCAGAAGAGAAGTAGCGGTGGTTATATTCCAAAGAAACACCAATCTTAGGACTGGGGTTAAACAGCAATTGCAGACCTGTACTGTAACCGCCATTGAACAAGCCACGACCTTGATCAGCGTATTCAGCTTGGCTGGCTAAGTAACCTAAGTTCAGTTTGAACTTGTCATTGAAGGCATATTTCAGAGCCACCCCGGTTCCTTCAGGGCCACGGAATGTGGTTGGGTTATAGCGACCAAAACGGGAGATGGAACCATCCCCAGAGCCACCGAAGGGAGTTACATAGTCATAAATATCATCTAAGTCAAGACCATTAGCCCCAACGTAGACTTGACCTTTACCATTGCCGACTGGGAAGCGATAGTACAAGTCATCCAAAAAAATCCCATTGTTTTGGCCATCAATGCCGGTACGACTCATCAACGTATTGGTGATGTCGTAGTTAGAGAGGTTAGGAATGGATCTAGCTTCTAACCGTGTTCTTAATAAATCTTGGCCGGTGAAACTGGTATCAAAGTTCAAACGAGCGCGATAGCCGAAATAGGCTTCGGTTGGATCGCTATCTTCAGGGGCAAAGTTACCCACGACGTTGTTAGTCGCGCGATCGCCTGCCGCATCACCCATCCAGAAGATCACTTCCCCACGCAGTTTGGTGGTGGTGGAGAACTGATTCGCTTCTAATTCTGCGGTTCTCGCTTCTAAGGCATAGACGCGACCGCGCAGGGTTGCCAATTCTGCTGCAAACTCTTCTTGTAAGCGTTGCAGAACCGCTAAATCTTCACGGGTCACTAAGTTAGCGACAGAAGCAGCAATCAGTTCGTTAACCCGTTCTAAACAGGCATTTAAACCCGCCGCGAACTCGTAACGGGTCATGGCACGGTTGCCTTTATAGGTTCCATCGGGATAACCCGCGATACAACCGTAGCGTTCCACAAGGGACTGTAAGGCTTGGAAAGCCCAGTCAGTGGGTTGAACGTCAGATAATTGAGAAACCGATGTCACCTGCTCTAAGGCATCAGTGACTTCAGAATACTCATTAATCTGTTCTAAGTCTGATCCTTGGGTTTCCGGGGATTCAACCGCTTCCATCTGAGCGACTTGGAACTCAGAAGCTTGAGCAGTTTGTAGCGGTACTGAAGCCTCTGAGGACGCACTCACGAATTCACTAGCGGGGCTGGTGATAGGTTGAGCCGTGGCAACAGTCTGCGGTTCCATCTGAGTCGGAGACTCACCATTGACCAGATTAGTAGGTTCAACGGCAACATCAGCATCAGGAGCCACTGACAGAGCCAGTTGCTCTGCGGATGACTCGGAATTGGCTTGATGTTGCAAATCAGTATTTTGTCCAGACGGGGCAACAGCACGGGCAGCTTCGATGGTGATTGAAGCCGGATCTGCTGCATTTGCCAACTTCTCCGATGGAGCCTCGGTTGCTAAGGCTGCATTGGTTAAGAGAAGGGCCGCTCCCAGAACGCCCGGACTCTGCTTTAGAGTGTTCAATAAAACTTTGTTCATCATCTCAATTCTCACACCGACACTTAAAATACCTGAAGCAAGGGAGTCCCCAGCTCGATTGAACCAATAGTATCATATCTTAACTAGAGTTTCTCCTGCGTCAAGTAGGTAAACACAAAGTCAAGACTGATTTTTAACCCTATTCTATCAGTAGAAGCTTGGCTTAGACCGGGTTTCGCTTCTCAACAAGGGGTTGAGAATTGATTCGTCGAATTGCTACAACTGATGGCTTAGGGGGGTCATTGGGTTTCTTAGTGGGCCAGTTCGATCCGACAGGAACCTGACGAGTTTGCATAAACTCTTCTCCCTCGGTAGTTTGCAATGCAAATTGAAGTGTTTTTGTTGCCATATTCTGACGAGTCCGGTGCAACTCACCCGGATGTTGAGCTGCCATAAATAGGGTTTTTTGATCTGGAGTAAAAAACGGCCCCGTCATTTCAGATTCCATTGGCCCGATGGCAAATAAAAAGGCTTGACCCGCAGCGTCCCCAGAGGTTGGCAAAAACCAAACCGAATTATTGCCATACACCCCTAATAAATCCTTTCCCTCTAAAGGTTGTTGGTTTTGATCCAAACGACCTTGGGTAACGGGCTGATTGTGTTTACTGGTGGAAATATCCGTTACCATCCATAAATTCCCCGCCCCATCCACGGCTAAATTATCGGGGTTGGAAAACCCTAACCCCCCTTCAGCGACTTCTCCCCCCGTGGCGAACATTTGCCATCGGAAGGTCATCGCCTGGGGGACATTCCCCTCTTCTACTAAACGCATCACCCATCCGTATTGATAGGGTTTTTCTTGAGAAGGATGTTTAAAAATCTGTAGGTTAGGCCCCCCCGTTTCAGCATTCGCCTCACCGGAGGTAAACGCAATAAATAAGGAGCCATCTGGCCCAACCTCTATATCTTCGGGTCGAGCCGTACAAGTTGCTCCAACAGCACTCGCGGCTAAGTGAGCATCAATTAATATCGCGCCTTGTTGCTCTTCTGGATTTCCGGTATATAAATTGCCAAGGGTTTTAAAGCGTTGTTTAAAGCGTTGGATGTCCTCATTGGTTTTAGCGACAAAATTGCCGCCATCAGGTCGTTGAGGTAAACTAATCACGCCTCCAGCATGAACATTAGGAAGATCGGGATTGACGGTTGTATCGGCTTTTAAAGGAATCCAACGACCTGTACCATCAGGATTAAATTGAGCCGCGTACAACATCCCCTCGGATAATAACTGGGAATTTTTTTTATCCTGGGCATTTTTAACAGTGTTTTTACTGACAAATTTATATAAATGTCCGCTTAGGCGATCGCATCCTGAATAAAATGCTAAGGGTTGACCTGCTTCCACCCGCACCCCAACCGCTTCATGACGATAACGTCCGAGCCAAGTATGTTTTGTTCCATAATCCTGTGGATTCGTGGGATCAACTTCCACAATCCAACCATATTTATTCCCAGCTAGTCCAAAAACATTTCCTAAACCCTCCATTTCATCTAAAACAAAAGGGGTTTCACCCGGTTCATAAGCACTCCCATCGGGATAAACGGCTTCAGGAACATAACTTTGGAAATTTTCTTCCGCACTCAAAACCGTTCCCCAAGGCGTTGTTCCTCCGGCACAATTACTAAAAGTCCCAATAATTTTTTCTCCGAAGGGATCGTTATACCCCTTACCTTTTTTCCGAAATATGGCAACGGCTGGCCCTGTCGCTTTTAAATAATGTTGATCTTTCCACCCTGATAGTCCGGTAATTCGTCGATCATTTGGGGAATAGGTTCGCACCCAACGGCCATCGGCTTGACGCTGAATGGAAATTACCCCCATCCCTAAATCAATTAATCCTTCTTGGGAGAGTTGTACAATTTCCTGTCGTAATACATCTTTTTCAGGTAATGCAAACGCATTAATTTTTTGATTTTGAGTTAAGGACTGAATTTTTTTCAAAGATAACGGTTTTCCAATTACCTGTGAGTAGGTTTCAAACCAAATCCCCGGACTAATATACTCAAAATTAACCGTCAAAAAACCTTCATTTTCTCCGGTTGGCACAAAGGAAACATAATCATTGTTATATCCAAACCGAGAATTTCCGACTGGATCTCCCCAACTTGCAATGACATCATAAGTAAATCCTTCGGGTAGCACTAAATCATCTACAACTTGATAGGTACTGTAGGCTTGAATTTGATTGGAGACAGAGGGAACACTAACGAGATTTGTAGATTCAGAGAGGTGAGCCTGATTCAGTAAATCAGAGGCGTTTGGTAATGGCCCTTTGATCGGTTTGAAGGGTAAGGATGGGGGACTTTTGGGTGGCGAAGATGAGCTTATCAAAGGTAACTTTTTTGACTCCTGGCAAGATCCGACTGCTACTGTCGTAAAACTGGCAGAAAATAAGAATAGAAAATCACGGCGCTTCAGTGACATAAAACTTTTAAGCGGTATTGATGATTGAGTTGAAGAACTTTCATGATTATAAATAAGCCTGACATAAATACTCCCATTTTATTGAATAAAAGGGAGTATTTAAAGGTATGCCATTGTTCATGGGGATAGTGCTGAACGCTTAATTAAAATTGTTTCAGTCTGTTAATTCCAAACCAATTAAGTTGTCTTCAGACCTGAGAATATCAACCTAATCGATAACCAAACCCCCGAACCGTAATAATATATTCGGGTTTGCTAGGATTGAGTTCTAATTTTTCTCGTAACCAACGAATATGAACATCAACGGTTTTACTATCTCCAATAAAATCCTGTCCCCAGATAATATCTAATAATTGTTCTCGTGACCAAACTCTCCGGGGATAACTCATGAAAAGTTCTAGTAACCGAAATTGTTTCGGGGACAGTTTAATTTCTTCGCCCCGCAGCAAAACGCGACATTCTTCTGGATATAGGATAACTTCTTTATATTGCAACATAACGGGTGCAGGGAGTTGACCGAGGCGTTGACGACGCATTAACGCCCGACAACGCGCCATAAACTCCCGAATTCCAAAGGGTTTAGTGAGATAGTCATCGGCGCCTGCTTCTAAATAAAAAGCCGAATTATTGGCACTTTCCCGCAACCCAATAATTAAAATCGGGACAGAATTTCCTTGATGTCGTAACATACGACACAGATCTAACCCATTAATCGAGTCCATAATTAAAAGGTTAAAGGGAAATTCGCTGATGGCAGAAGTCGGGTTTTGGATTGAGGGCAGAGCATCTCGCCCATCTAAAGCCACGATGACACGATAACCTTGTTCTTCTAACGCCAGGGAAAGCATCTCCCGCCAAGGTTGTTCATTTTCTAACAGTAAAATTTGACCATTGTTTCTGACATCGGAACGGGAAGAACTCTCGCTTAATTCAGGAGAAAACATAAATTTTGTTGGGTTGGATGGGAACAGAGTAGGGAAAGCAGAAATTAAGGGTCGCTGCTAACCATTCGGCATTCTGAGGAGTTAGCCGAGTGTTAACCATCCAACATAAATATGTTCTCCGTTGCGAATTCCTTCACAGAGGGAATCCCGGTATTGAACTGCTACAACAAATCCTACCCCGGGCTTGGTGGGGGGGTCGTCAGACTCATCCTGATTGGGCTTCGGTTCTAGGTTTTTAAGCATTGTTCACGCTCAATTTGCCTGGTTGTTTGGAATCTGAATTAGTGGAGATGGCTTTTATGGTATTAGGAGAAGGTTAACACAAGGTAAAGCTAGGGTAATCTTTAGGTTAAATTATTCTAATCAAATGAAAATTTGAAAACGATTGGGATTGATATAGATTGATCGCTCAATTCGCAGGATTATCGTCGCTCTGTCTTGGTATCCAAACCGATAGATTAAATCGCTACAATAAAAGAGATTGATTTTAACTTAACTTAACATAATGTTACTGCATCTGAGCACTTGGCAAGAAGTCGAAACTTACCTGAGCCATTCTTCAGGTATTATTATTCCCATTGGTTCTACAGAACAACATGGCCCAACGGGATTGATCGGGACGGATGCGATTTGCGCCGAAGCGATCGCCAAAGGAGTTGGAGAAGCCACCCAAGCTTTAGTTAGTCCCACTATCAACGTCGGTATGGCTTTACACCACACCGCCTTTCCAGGCACAATCAGCCTTAAACCGACCACCTTAATTCAGGTAGTCAAAGATTATATCACAAGTTTAACGCGGGTCGGGTTTACTCACTACTTTTTTATTAACGGACATGGAGGCAATATTGCTACACTGAAAGCCGCTTTTTCGGAAACTTACGCTCATGTTGCAGATATCAATTTACCTAAAGCTTATCAAGTCAAATGTCAAGTGGGAAATTGGTTTATGTGTAGCTCCGTTTATAAATTAGCTAAAGAGTTATATGGAGATCAAGAAGGTTCCCATGCTACACCGAGCGAAGTGGCGTTAACCCAATATATTTATCCTGATGCGATTAAGCAAGCCCCCCTAACACCGGAAGTAGCGAAAGGATATCCTATTTATGGTGCACAGGATTTTCGTCAACATTATCCCGATGGTAGGATGGGGTCTAATCCTGCGTTAGCCACTCCTGAACAGGGTCAACAATTTTATGAATTAGCCGTTAAAGAATTGAGTCAAAGCTATTTAGAGTTTCTACAGTAGAGGGGAATAGGGAATCGGAAAATTTCATTAGCTACCCGATGAGTGTTAGCCAATATTGTTCCTGATTCCCTATTTCCTTTAACTGGGTTGAGGTTGAGGTAATTTAATATTTTCAGGTGGAAGAATAGGGGCAGCTTTAAAGACATCTTTTAACGCTTGTTCTAAGGTCGGTCGCATCACAATTCGATTTTCACTCGCTACAATTACTCGAACTAACGTGGGTAAACTATTTTCAGTTGCTTCTAAATATAAAGGTTCAACATAAAGCAAAGATTGTTCAATGGGAATGACTAATAAATTCCCTTGAATTACCCGTGATCCTTGACGATTCCACAGGGAAATTTGTTCGGAAATGTCTGGTTCTTGGTTAATTAAAGCTTCCACCTGTTCCGGGCCAAAAATTAAGCGTTGTTTGGGGAAACGATATAACAATAAATGTCCATAATTCTCTAAGTCAGAACGTGCCGCTAACCAGGCGACTAAATTATTGCGACTGGCGGGAGTAAAGGGGTGAAGAAGAATAAATTCTTCGGATTTTTCCGTCGGTAATCGCATGATTAAATAATAAGGTTCAACCGCTTGTTGTTTATCTCCATAAATTTCAACAGGAACCCGCCAAAGGTCTTCTCGATTATAAAAAACAATGGGATCACTCATGTGATAGGTGAGTAAATGTTGAGATTGAATTTTAAATAAATCAATGGGGTAGCGAATATGCTGACGCAGCATGGTTGGCATTTCTTCAATGGGATGAAATAAATCAGGAAAAACTGTTCTGAGTGTTGAGATAATGGGGTCTTGAGTTTGTTCTAAATAATAAAACTTGATTTTTCCATTATAGGCATCCACAATAATTTTAACGGAATTACGAATATAATTAAATCCGGCTTCTTCTGGATCAGAATAGGGATAAAAATTACTGGTTGTATAGGCATCAATCATCCAATATAAATAGTTATGGTCAGTTGATGGAGCTTGAGGATCTGATTCAGAATTCTCAAAATCAGCATCAGCAACCACTAAATAAGGATTGCTATCATAATGAAGAAAAGGGGCGATCTCTTTAATGCGTTCTAATATATTTCGTCGAAAAAGTAATTTTGTTTCCGAGGTAAAGTTATCCGTAAATAACATTTGCCAGTTCTTTAAAAAATAGGCAAATAAAAACCGTTTCCATCCGGTTCCAATAACAATTCCTCCCTCTCCATCATAAACATTATAAACATTCTCATTTCCCAAGGGAAAATCCAGTTCTTTTACCTGAGTTGAAGTCATGATTTGAGTATTCGTGAGTAACCCATAATACAGTCGAGGTTTACCAATGGGAATGGTATCCTGAATGCGGGGAGAAACTTGTAAGGTTGTATTTTCATCTAATTGTGGATCAGCACCAATATCTTTAACAAAATATTCAGGAAGTCCTCCCTCAGCAACGGTATTAACCGGAGATAAAGTAAAGCCGTAACCATGAGTATAAACTAAATGTTCATTGACCCAAGTTTGTGCTTTTTGAGGAACTAATTCATAATTTAATTCACGGGGAGAAATGAGTACCTGTTGTTTTTGTGAATTCCGGCTTAACTCTCCTGAAGCTTTTTGCTTTAAAATAGAATATCGATCATAATCAGCATTAGAAAATTCATAATAAAGACGAATTTGTTGTAATTGACGATTAGTTTGTAATAAGGGTCGTTTATCCCAAAGACGAATATTATCGACGGTCAGCTTATTATTTTGTAGATCGGTGTAAGTTAATTTAGCATTAGGATCGAAAGTTTCAACGTCAATTTTATCTAAATTAAAGCCTTTGCGAGTAAATTCAATACTTTGTTTAATATAGGGTAATTCTCGCTCTAATTCGTTAGGTTGAACGATCAAACGTTGAACTAAACCGGGTATAATTCCCGTTACAATAATCGCCAATCCTAAATACCAAGTAAAAATTGTTCTGATGGAATAGCTATCAGCAAATAATTTGGCTCTGACTAAATTAGGACGTTTTCTAAAACGATACAGTTTGGTATATCTTAATAATATTTCGATATACGGGCGAATTCTTTTGACAGAAAATAGGGCTTGCCAAAGCAAGAAAATAGAAATAATTAGAGCAACAATAGATAATAATGAATAACCTGGTTTTAAGATATTAATTTCGGTATATCCCGCCCCAAAAATAACGCCTTGGTTAGAGTATAAGAGTTCATAACGAGCTAACCAATAGCGCATCGCACAACTGAACATTAAGAGTCCAGCCAAGCCGTGAAGGTGGCGTTGCTGAGGTTGGGAAAAACTAGAAAATCGTCCTTGGCTGAGACTATTACCAGATAACAAATAGATTAAACTACAGACAATAAATCCCACTAAAAATAATCCCATTAACCAAAATTCTAAAAGATGGACAATCGGAAGATTAAAAACGTAAAAGCTCAGATCTCGTCCGAATAAATGTTCTGTTTGATTAAAGGAAGTCGGATTAAAATATTGTAAAACATTTGCCCAATTACTAGAAAATACTAAGCTAAAGCCAAAACTAAAAATCAAAACTATCAAACTAAAAATAATTAAAGGTTTCCATAAAATAGCAATAATTAAACTTAATAAAACGGGTATTTTCCAAATATAGGATTTAAAGTTTTTAATCCACTGTTCAATAATTTGAGGTTCAAATTTAGCCGGAAGGGTAGAAAATAAAGGTTGGCTAGAATCCCAATGCCAATAATTGATAAAAATCTGGCTATAATGAATAATAATTAAACCTAGAAACAGGGATAAACTGATAATAATAAATAAAAGAGACGGCAAACCCAATGAAAACTTGGGTAAAGATTGATTAGAGACATCAAAAATATTAACCGGAGGTTTATTTTGTAAATGATCAGGCGAATATTGATAACGTCGGGCAATCATTATATTTCCCCCCAACCAAATTGCGGTAATCGATAAACCCAATACAGCTAAAGCAATTTCCGTGATTAATCGTTCTTTGAAAACCGATAAATAACCTACTTCCTCAAACCAGAGAAACTCAGCAAAAAATTTAGAACTTAGATCGAGAATAAATCCCAATCCCAATAGCGCCAAACTTATTTTAAAAATTAGATTTTTTTTAACCATGAAGCTTAATTTTAGCAAGATAAAGGAATTAATATGATTTTAACCTGTGACTTTAACCCCAAGGATTTATAGTTTAGAAACGGATGGACAATTAGCCAAATACCATCGCCAAGGGAGTTCCTGTCCTTGGGAGAGTCCAATGCGTGTAGTTTGGATAATAGCATTGGGCTGTTGTTCTAAACGCTGTTGAAAAGCTGAAGTCGGATGTTCTAACCATAACCCTTGGTCAGGATGTAAAGGTAAGCCATTAAACTGAGTATTAATTTGCAACAGACGACACAATTTTCCAGGGCCAGAAGCTAAACGAATCTTTTGTTTTGGGGTTAACGGTTGGGTTTGTTCTAGTGCAGCTAGAATAGAAATCGGAAGAGACTCTACCTGCAAAGCTCGAATTAAAACAGCGCTGGGAACGCCCTCTAAATCGGTAACAATATTTAAGCAGCAATACATCCCATAAATAAAATAAACATAACTAACCCCTGCTGAGCCAAACATCACGGCATTCCGAGGAGTTCGACGACGATAGGCGTGACAAGCTGGGTCATTGAGTCCATAGGCTTCTGTTTCCACTATTAAACCCCGAATTTGTTCTCCATTGGGGAGTTGTCGCACCAGAGTACACCCCAATAGTTGAGGCGCGACCTGAGTTGATGGATACTCCAACTCAGATGGGTCTACAATCAAAGGCGTTCGAGTTGAGTTCATAACCCACAATGGATATTAAATTGGTCTTAGCCGTATTAACGGTGTTATTTACCCTTTCCTGCCTGTTCTTCGGAACCAAAAACGGCTTCTATGATACCGATAACTATCACGGTAATGGTTCAGCCCATTAATTAGAATGTTGGGGGGGTCAAGACTATTTGACTAGGGTTTGACCTCTCCCCCAACCCCTCTCCTGCAAGGCGAGAGGATTAATTTATACCATTAAATCTCTATAGTAACCTGTTATCGGTTGATATCATAGGTTTCAATGATATAGGATTCAGGAATAGTTTGAACGGAAGATTGAGAAGATTTAGAATTGAGAATTAAGACAAAGATGAGGGCGATCGCACTGACAACAATTAAGACATCTACAGCATCGTTTCTTCTACTAATATATCTTTCTTTCCCACATCGAAGGCAAACCCAGTGGTTTTCGTCATGGCGATTTTGTATCCAAGGGCAACCAAAGCCATTACATTCTTGCATGGTTTTATCTCCTATTATTATAACATGAATTCGGTCTAACAACAAGGTTTTGCTGTTCTAAAATCCCCGCTAAAAATCGGTAGCTCTGGTAGAGACGTGCCATGGCGCGTCTCTACGTTAATTGTGATTAGGAACGGTTGATCATATAGTGGGCATATTGACGACCCTCGAACATGAATTGATCCGTGATGCAGGTCATCCCAAGCTTGACAGAGAGGATATGACGACTCGGAATATTAGACATCTCCGAAAATCTCCAAATGCCCTCTATCGCTACTTTTGGAATCTCTAGCACTCCTGTGCCGGCTTCTCCAAAAGTAACGGATTCATAGGCTTTTTCAGTCACATTAATAATAACTAATGAATTTTATCTCTGATATACAATTATTTCTCAAAAGAATTCTGGGCAATTCTTAGATGGTAATACAATCGCTCCTATTCGCCATCTTATTAATCCACATACTGTCAAGATTACTGCTTCATAATTTTGCCTCTTTAACCGAAATCTTTCTGAAGCAACTCGATAAATTTTTATCAGTCTTATTAAATGTTCAACTACAATCCTTTGTTGGGCTTTTAACCGATTTTCTTCTCGCTTTTCCGCCGACATCTCTTGATTCCTCAGTTTCTTATACGGTGTATTA from the Planktothrix tepida PCC 9214 genome contains:
- a CDS encoding cupin domain-containing protein; this encodes MSQTVWNLQDKIQYSDHGILSSVIWKDNICQYTLFCLAEGTDISEHTSSRNATVQVLEGQGILTLNGEEIRLEPGVFIFMAANVPHGLKAESNLAFLLTLSIPEDH
- a CDS encoding iron uptake porin gives rise to the protein MMNKVLLNTLKQSPGVLGAALLLTNAALATEAPSEKLANAADPASITIEAARAVAPSGQNTDLQHQANSESSAEQLALSVAPDADVAVEPTNLVNGESPTQMEPQTVATAQPITSPASEFVSASSEASVPLQTAQASEFQVAQMEAVESPETQGSDLEQINEYSEVTDALEQVTSVSQLSDVQPTDWAFQALQSLVERYGCIAGYPDGTYKGNRAMTRYEFAAGLNACLERVNELIAASVANLVTREDLAVLQRLQEEFAAELATLRGRVYALEARTAELEANQFSTTTKLRGEVIFWMGDAAGDRATNNVVGNFAPEDSDPTEAYFGYRARLNFDTSFTGQDLLRTRLEARSIPNLSNYDITNTLMSRTGIDGQNNGIFLDDLYYRFPVGNGKGQVYVGANGLDLDDIYDYVTPFGGSGDGSISRFGRYNPTTFRGPEGTGVALKYAFNDKFKLNLGYLASQAEYADQGRGLFNGGYSTGLQLLFNPSPKIGVSLEYNHRYFSSDDMAASSSLISGGTGSWIANRPFGDNSTTTENLGFQANWRLSKNFELGGWFGSTWADQKQGGNNTATIINWAVTLAFPDVFKEGGLGGLIVGMPPKVTSHDISALEDHDTSIHVEGFYRYPINDYIAITPGFYVVTNPDHNSNNSTIVVGTLRTQFRF
- a CDS encoding creatininase family protein, with the translated sequence MLLHLSTWQEVETYLSHSSGIIIPIGSTEQHGPTGLIGTDAICAEAIAKGVGEATQALVSPTINVGMALHHTAFPGTISLKPTTLIQVVKDYITSLTRVGFTHYFFINGHGGNIATLKAAFSETYAHVADINLPKAYQVKCQVGNWFMCSSVYKLAKELYGDQEGSHATPSEVALTQYIYPDAIKQAPLTPEVAKGYPIYGAQDFRQHYPDGRMGSNPALATPEQGQQFYELAVKELSQSYLEFLQ
- a CDS encoding DNA-3-methyladenine glycosylase, whose protein sequence is MNSTRTPLIVDPSELEYPSTQVAPQLLGCTLVRQLPNGEQIRGLIVETEAYGLNDPACHAYRRRTPRNAVMFGSAGVSYVYFIYGMYCCLNIVTDLEGVPSAVLIRALQVESLPISILAALEQTQPLTPKQKIRLASGPGKLCRLLQINTQFNGLPLHPDQGLWLEHPTSAFQQRLEQQPNAIIQTTRIGLSQGQELPWRWYLANCPSVSKL
- a CDS encoding winged helix-turn-helix domain-containing protein; the protein is MFSPELSESSSRSDVRNNGQILLLENEQPWREMLSLALEEQGYRVIVALDGRDALPSIQNPTSAISEFPFNLLIMDSINGLDLCRMLRHQGNSVPILIIGLRESANNSAFYLEAGADDYLTKPFGIREFMARCRALMRRQRLGQLPAPVMLQYKEVILYPEECRVLLRGEEIKLSPKQFRLLELFMSYPRRVWSREQLLDIIWGQDFIGDSKTVDVHIRWLREKLELNPSKPEYIITVRGFGYRLG
- a CDS encoding PhoX family protein encodes the protein MSLKRRDFLFLFSASFTTVAVGSCQESKKLPLISSSSPPKSPPSLPFKPIKGPLPNASDLLNQAHLSESTNLVSVPSVSNQIQAYSTYQVVDDLVLPEGFTYDVIASWGDPVGNSRFGYNNDYVSFVPTGENEGFLTVNFEYISPGIWFETYSQVIGKPLSLKKIQSLTQNQKINAFALPEKDVLRQEIVQLSQEGLIDLGMGVISIQRQADGRWVRTYSPNDRRITGLSGWKDQHYLKATGPAVAIFRKKGKGYNDPFGEKIIGTFSNCAGGTTPWGTVLSAEENFQSYVPEAVYPDGSAYEPGETPFVLDEMEGLGNVFGLAGNKYGWIVEVDPTNPQDYGTKHTWLGRYRHEAVGVRVEAGQPLAFYSGCDRLSGHLYKFVSKNTVKNAQDKKNSQLLSEGMLYAAQFNPDGTGRWIPLKADTTVNPDLPNVHAGGVISLPQRPDGGNFVAKTNEDIQRFKQRFKTLGNLYTGNPEEQQGAILIDAHLAASAVGATCTARPEDIEVGPDGSLFIAFTSGEANAETGGPNLQIFKHPSQEKPYQYGWVMRLVEEGNVPQAMTFRWQMFATGGEVAEGGLGFSNPDNLAVDGAGNLWMVTDISTSKHNQPVTQGRLDQNQQPLEGKDLLGVYGNNSVWFLPTSGDAAGQAFLFAIGPMESEMTGPFFTPDQKTLFMAAQHPGELHRTRQNMATKTLQFALQTTEGEEFMQTRQVPVGSNWPTKKPNDPPKPSVVAIRRINSQPLVEKRNPV
- a CDS encoding UPF0182 family protein, with product MVKKNLIFKISLALLGLGFILDLSSKFFAEFLWFEEVGYLSVFKERLITEIALAVLGLSITAIWLGGNIMIARRYQYSPDHLQNKPPVNIFDVSNQSLPKFSLGLPSLLFIIISLSLFLGLIIIHYSQIFINYWHWDSSQPLFSTLPAKFEPQIIEQWIKNFKSYIWKIPVLLSLIIAILWKPLIIFSLIVLIFSFGFSLVFSSNWANVLQYFNPTSFNQTEHLFGRDLSFYVFNLPIVHLLEFWLMGLFLVGFIVCSLIYLLSGNSLSQGRFSSFSQPQQRHLHGLAGLLMFSCAMRYWLARYELLYSNQGVIFGAGYTEINILKPGYSLLSIVALIISIFLLWQALFSVKRIRPYIEILLRYTKLYRFRKRPNLVRAKLFADSYSIRTIFTWYLGLAIIVTGIIPGLVQRLIVQPNELERELPYIKQSIEFTRKGFNLDKIDVETFDPNAKLTYTDLQNNKLTVDNIRLWDKRPLLQTNRQLQQIRLYYEFSNADYDRYSILKQKASGELSRNSQKQQVLISPRELNYELVPQKAQTWVNEHLVYTHGYGFTLSPVNTVAEGGLPEYFVKDIGADPQLDENTTLQVSPRIQDTIPIGKPRLYYGLLTNTQIMTSTQVKELDFPLGNENVYNVYDGEGGIVIGTGWKRFLFAYFLKNWQMLFTDNFTSETKLLFRRNILERIKEIAPFLHYDSNPYLVVADADFENSESDPQAPSTDHNYLYWMIDAYTTSNFYPYSDPEEAGFNYIRNSVKIIVDAYNGKIKFYYLEQTQDPIISTLRTVFPDLFHPIEEMPTMLRQHIRYPIDLFKIQSQHLLTYHMSDPIVFYNREDLWRVPVEIYGDKQQAVEPYYLIMRLPTEKSEEFILLHPFTPASRNNLVAWLAARSDLENYGHLLLYRFPKQRLIFGPEQVEALINQEPDISEQISLWNRQGSRVIQGNLLVIPIEQSLLYVEPLYLEATENSLPTLVRVIVASENRIVMRPTLEQALKDVFKAAPILPPENIKLPQPQPS